From the genome of Brassica oleracea var. oleracea cultivar TO1000 chromosome C4, BOL, whole genome shotgun sequence:
TATAGAACAGTCGCCATGGTGATCAGTGGCCTTATTCTACTGTCGATAAACTACAGATTCCAACGACATCATATCTTCACAGCCAAAAAATGGGGAGATGAACATGGCGACTGAAGGCCATCCTGGAAACTGCAGCGAATCATACTTGACACTACAAGGTGCTCCAGGTAAACACTAAAGCTTACTATTGTGTATTCTTTGTTGTTGTTGTTATTCTCTCTTTCACACCAACTGAGAGATACTTGAAACAAGCTATTGTCAAAAAGAATCATGGTGTTTCAAGCTATCTGCTATCATGATTTTTGCATGCTTATTGGTAGCAAAATCAATACTTCCCTTAAGATGGCTGCTATGATGGATGCTTTAGTTACTGTTTGACCTGAATCAACTTGAAAAGATTGAAGATTACTTCTTCTAAATATTTTTAAATATGAAGCACAATGGCGCCACTGTCACATATAATACAAAGGCCTTTTACTATGTTCTAAGACCCAATTTATGATCTTAAAATTCTTGCGTTTCCATGTGTTTTGTTTCTCTTTTTACTGCTATTTTGTTTGTGCTTTTCTTGAATTTGTAGAAGAATAGAGTAGGCCAGAGCTGGAATTCTTGAACAGGAATATGATCTTTGAAAACTTAGCCAGGCTTCGGCTTATGTAAGTAAAATGAGTCTATGTTTTCCAAGACTGACTATGCAAATTAATTTATTTGATTCCTATTTGAGACTCTTATTTTTTTTTTTGATATAAACACATTATGTAGAGCTTCCTGAGGCTGTTGTATTGTACCCTGTTTCTCAACAGAGGGAATAGTTCTGGTGGTAAACATTGTAAGGGTGGGGAGGTTGGAAGATAATGCAACAGAAAAAGAACCAAATTAAGAAAAAGAATGCTCTGATTTTAGAAAACCATACGACACACTATTATTCTTAGTTGTAATGGAGTTAACTTTTAATATATTAAGACATACTCTACATCAGGTTTTGGTTGCTTATAAATAATTTTCCTCTATCTTCTACCAAAAACCATTCAAATATTACAAGAATCAGTAGACATGAGAAGATTAGTCACAATCACAACGAATACAAAGCTTCTTTTATTGGCGTTTTCAAAGCTTCTTTTACCGGCGTTTTCAATTTCGCAACAAAAATTATCGATGATAAATCATGGCTTCGCTTGCAAAGATATTAGAACATCATTAAAAATGTGAAAATTGAGTTTGCTTTCAACATTTGTAACAGTTCCATTTTGATTTATCAACAAGCTTTAAGATTATACATCTTAAAGCATTACTGAAGAATAATCATTAGATCTAACATTTTTAAAATCAGAACAAAAAATGATAAGTTTTTAATCATAAACTTCTCAAAAGAATAATTGCATTGATAAAAAAAATAAACACTTACTCATTTGTTTCATGATGCAAATAAAGAAAGAAAGAAAACAAGAAAAATACATATTTTGAATTTTAAAAAAATTTGGGTTTATGCTTGAGAAATAAACTTTTGGTGTATATCATATTTTTCCAGTTAACAATTATAGTATATATCTACGCAAACTTTACTATCGTCTTTTCATGTAATCATTTGTTTATGTTTTAATTTGAAAGCCTTTAGTCAAAATAATAATAATAGTTTGGTTTTAATTATAATATATCATATAGAGAGAAAATGTGTATATTGTCCAAAGAAATAGTTGTGTAGAAATTAAAAAGAAAAAGATGGATAAGCTTCAAAATATTCCGAATATAAAAGAATAGTTGAATCATAACTACGTTTAGTTAACTTTATATATATATATATATATATATATATATATATATCGCTTAGTACTTACTATTCCAAATTTACTTCTTATATTAACAATCAATCTTGAATTTCAATATTTATAACTTCATCATATAATTTAATTTAATTTATATAGTCAACATGCATTATATATTTAAATATAAAATATTTAATTAGTTTAAATTAAATACCTTTATTTTTGTGAAAAAATGAATGGAGAGGCATGCCATCTACTTTAAAATAATTATCTAAATATATATATATATATATATATATATATATAACTCTTAAATATTAAAAATGTATACATTACGGAACAACCAAGCATTTCTGTTGAGGGAGCTGTAAAGCATAACTAATCGAAAATATAAAATTGTTGTGGTGGCAAACACTATCCCACAATATATAAAGGTAAAAACAAATACACACTTGAATGTCTAAACATACTGATTAAAAACCTTATTAACAAGAAAGATAATTCTTTTCTCATGATAGGCCACACATTTTTATTTTAACAAGACAATAAAAATCGTCAACGACTTCAAAGAAAAAAGAGAGAGTGAGGTTCAATACATGAGTTAACCTACACCTTAGTTCAGAAGATAACAATCGAGGAAAAACATCTAAGAGCAACTTCCAACATAATCCAGACTGTTTTTATTCTAAACTCAAGTTTTGAATTTTTGCAAAATAATTAAAATAATTTACCAGAAAAATGTTAAAATCTATATGCAACATTCAAACAAAAAACACAGACCATGTCTTCTTTCATATATTATATCTTACATAATACATAGTTTATATACATATGATAATTCTGCAATATTTAATATTCACACAACGAAACTAATTGTAATATTTAAAAAACAAATTATCCGCGCGTAGCGCGGAAAACGATCTAGTTATGTTTAATGATTTGATTCTTAAACTTCATTCATACATTCAATTATACACACTGAATGTGATAACGGTAAAGGTTTGTGAGTGCAGACTAAACAAAAGCAAAAAGTTGTAAGGAAAGCAACCGAACATAAAACCAGTTGGAAGAATTATATGGACGCTATCCTCCATAATGCTATTTATTACTATATTTGGATTATACTAATTGAAGAAGGAAAGTGTTTCATAAAAAAAAACTGAATAGAAAAAAAAACAGATCGACTGTTGTATTTCAAAACATATGTAAAATTTAAGATGTGGCATAAGGTTTTTAGTTTCTTGAACATATACATAATTTATCTATGTTTAAAAATATTGAACATTATTATATAAATTACGTTTTTGTTCGTTGTATGTTATAAATTATTATCTTTTATTAAACTTAATATTGAAACGAGTTAAAATGGTCTCAGTCTAAAACTACTATTCAAGAATCGACTTCAAAGAAAATTCATAAACCTATAGTAATACTTTGAATTGTTCCGATGCATTTACTTATGATGAAATTTTGATCATTTTAAACTATGTTGGAAGTTATATACACAAGTAATATTATTAAATTTACAAAATATAATAGAAAATGAACTCATTTTGTAGTGATAAGTATTATTATTTCTTCGTTTCACATAATATAACATATTTTACAATAAACAAACTCTGTAACAGTAGAGACATTTAAAAAAAAAATTCCCCATTTTATATAAATAAACTATGCACAAAACAATGAAAATATTAATTTTAACTGGTCAAACAAACACAATCACCCCAATTTAATGCAATAAGTTACATATGAAAAATATAATTAAATTTAAAATGCAATTTACCATGAAAATATGTGAAAATTATTACTCGTTTCAATATTTGAAACAGAAATTTGCTATAACACCACTATTGATGTTATTTGCAGCTTTAGAAGAACAAACTAATACAAATCAAACCGTTTTGAAGCATTATTAAAATTATACAAGAATATAAAATACCAAACTTAAATTTAACCACACAACAATAAAAAAAAATCCAAACTATCTTAATCTGCTTTAATGTTGCAGACATTTTCTGCTTTATTAGTTCTAAATTATGTAAAAATATTAAAAATAAACATCAGTAAAATTATTGAAATTTTTTACGAAAATTTAAAAAATGAACATCCAGAAACTTAAGGAAATAATAACTTATTAAGTTAATATTGAGAAAATGAGACATGAAAAAAGAAAAACAATAAATTAAATATAAAATAAATTAAAACTAATTGAAATATTATATAATTATAGTAATTTAAAATACATAGGAAAAAGAATCTAGTATTTACTAAACACTTTATTGTTGGAAGATAGCTTAACAATATAGCTAAGATACAAACGTACACGATTAAAAAAAAAGTCAGCCATCACAACACATTTTTCCTTTAGATATCAAATAAACAACAATTTCAACACTCTTTTTCGATGGGAAAACGGCCGATTCCACCATGAACTTGACGTCTCCATTGTTTTCATACACAAACTATTGAATCAAGCCAAAACCACCATGAACTAAGTTTAATTTTGAATTTCAGACATGAACTTTTTCAATCTGGTTAATAACTACATAACCGAATCTGATTTCGGTTTATTTAGCTTCGGGTGCTGACATGGCACACACGAGGCTAGAATGGTATTGGTCGGTTTAAAATCAGACCAAATTAATTTTTTTTTTCAATTTGCCTTGACAAAACGGCGTCGTTTTGTCGTCTGAAGTAAAAAAAAAATTGGGAAAATTAAAATTAGGGTTCATCGTGATTTTAGAAGAACAGAACAAAGAAGAAGAAAGAGGAAAACAGAGACGACATGGGAGTCTAAAATCAAAGAACAGAGGAGTAATCATAGGAGATTTCGTGGGCAAATTGAACCGAGAAGTGTTTCTGTGACTAGCGAGTCTGAAAGATGAGGTATGTCGAGTTATTTCAGTGAATGAAAATTATGGAATTTTTATACATTNNNNNNNNNNNNNNNNNNNNNNNNNNNNNNNNNNNNNNNNNNNNNNNNNNNNNNNNNNNNNNNNNNNNNNNNNNNNNNNNNNNNNNNNNNNNNNNNNNNNNNNNNNNNNNNNNNNNNNNNNNNNNNNNNNNNNNNNNNNNNNNNNNNNNNNNNNNNNNNNNNNNNNNNNNNNNNNNNNNNNNNNNNNNNNNNNNNNNNNNNNNNNNNNNNNNNNNNNNNNNNNNNNNNNNNNNNNNNNNNNNNNNNNNNNNNNNNNNNNNNNNNNNNNNNNNNNNNNNNNNNNNNNNNNNNNNNNNNNNNNNNNNNNNNNNNNNNNNNNNNNNNNNNNNNNNNNNNNNNNNNNNNNNNNNNNNNNNNNNNNNNNNNNNNNNNNNNNNNNNNNNNNNNNNNNNNNNNNNNNNNNNNNNNNNNNNNNNNNNNNNNNNNNNNNNNNNNNNNNNNNNNNNNNNNNNNNNNNNNNNNNNNNNNNNNNNNNNNNNNNNNNNNNNNNNNNNNNNNNNNNNNNNNNNNNNNNNNNNNNNNNNNNNNNNNNNNNNNNNNNNNNNNNNNNNNNNNNNNNNNNNNNNNNNNNNNNNNNNNNNNNNNNNNNNNNNNNNNNNNNNNNNNNNNNNNNNNNNNNNNNNNNNNNNNNNNNNNNNNNNNNNNNNNNNNNNNNNNNNNNNNNNNNNNNNNNNNNNNNNNNNNNNNNNNNNNNNNNNNNNNNNNNNNNNNNNNNNNNNNNNNNNNNNNNNNNNNNNNNNNNNNNNNNNNNNNNNNNNNNNNNNNCTCCCATGACGTCTCTGTTTTCCTCTTTCTTCTTCTTTGTTCTGTTCTTCTAAAATCACGATGAACCCTAATTTTAATTTTCCCAATTTTTTTTTACTTCAGACGACAAAACGACGCCGTTTTGTCAAGGCAAATTGAAAAAAAAAATTAATTTGGTCTGATTTTAAACCGACCAATACCATTCTAGCCTCGTGTGTGCCATGTCAGCACCCGAAGCTAAATAAACCGAAATCAGATTCGGTTATGTAGTAATTAACCAGATTGGAAAAGTTCATGTCTGAAATTCAAAATTAAACTTAGTTCGTGGTGGTTTTGGCTTGATTCAATAGTTTGTGTATGAAAACAATGGAGACATCAAGTTCATGGTGGAATCGGCCGTTTTCCCCTTTTTCGATACATTTCCCAAAACAAAAAACGTAACCGGAGAATATGACATTCTCTCACCAACCAAACCGGAAAATAAAAAGACTAAACCGGTTTTCTCTAGTGGAAACCAAAAAAAAAAAAACGAAATGCATGGCAAATTCACTGATTAGTTCCAAACTTCCAAACAGTCCATTAATTACCTATTTACACACTTTTTATTAATTCCTCTCAAATGTTTTTACCGTTCATATAAATGACCATCGTCTTCCAAATCAGTTACTCCAAGCATCGCAAGATCAAGATGACATTTCATCTCGGATTTGGTCTGTTGCAACTGTGTGTAAGTGTCAATCATACTCGAAAGACTTGTATTGGTTTTCCTGCTTGAGTATGTTCTTGTCTCTAGTCCTCCTTCTCCACCTTTCAAGATTGTGACTATCTCTTCCATACCAGGTCTTCGAGACTCTTCATTGATCACACATGCCGCTGCAGCACGGATCATCCGCTCCATGTAAACCGAGTTTTTTCTTGTACATCTCAATCTCGGATCAAGTAGCTCTTCTATAGCTTCAATCCCTCTATCCAACAACGGTTTCGCCTATATACAAAAAAATAAAATAATTAAAGTCTTTTTCCAATCAAAGTTTTAGGACAATATTATTAGTGTGATAAAGAAATGGTGTGACATACCCAAACAACTAAATTTCCTTCACCAGATGATCTTCTTGGTTCGATTGGTTTTCTACCGGTTAACAGCTCAAGCAACACAACACCAAAGGCGTAAACATCGGTCTTGTCAGATATCTTACCATGTTGGAAATACTCTGGAGCTAGATATCTGCATAGCGGATTAGATCATTAAGAAGTGGCTATAAATGAGAAAGAACAAAACTCGTGCATCGTAGGTTTCGATCTATACCCGAATGTGCCTTTCACGGTCTTGCAAAGGAAAGGAACAGAAGGTGCAGCGGTCCAAGTAGCTAACCCGAAGTCACACAACTGTAACGAAAAATCCGCACAAAACAATTATTATTTCAAGAATCTAATACATCATTCATTCCCTAAAGAAAGACTTTGTCTTTACCTTTGGTATCTTCTTTGAGGAAAGGAGTATATTGGAGGGTTTGATATCTCTATGAACAACACACTGCTCTGTTCCATTATGCAAATAAGCAATCGCATCAGCGATCCCTAGTGCTACCTTGTACCTTGCTGACCAAGGCAAAGCGGCTTTCATGCCTTTCTTCTTCTTCTTATCTATTAATAAAAAAACGAAAAACTAGCGTCAGTCTTTAAGATTAGCTTTGATCTATAAAGCAGCAAAGGAGATGGTAAAACTTTTCTCTTACCGTGTAAATAGTGTTCAAGGCTACCACCTGAGACGTACTTGTAAACCAAGAATAAACCTTCTTCAGGATCTATACAGAAACCAAGAAGAGGCACAATGTTTGAGCTGTGAAGAGAGCTTGCAATCATCAACTCTCTACAAAAAGATTTTGGAGACTCTTTGTCTTCTTTATCAAGCCTTTTGATCGCTAAAGCCGTTTTCCAAATTCCGATTTTACCCCTGAACACATAGCTACAAGCTCCTCTTCCTAACACTCTCCCTATAAAAAAAAGTCAAAAAGTCAACACCTTTCTCCAAAAAAATTACATGGAACTTAAAGCTCAACGAGAACGTACCTTTGGAGAAATTACGAGTGGCGGCGACGATTTCGCCGTAGCTGAACCGAACCAAAGTGTTAGCTACCGGAGAGATACTCTTCTCCAGCGATCGAGCTCTCGTCCACGTCAATTCGTCTGTAGATTTCCCAGTTTCCTTTACTCCATTCTCCAGATTCACCATCAGAACCGTCGCGGAGCCACCGGAGACTGATAAATTCCGACAGGAAGAGGAAGCAGACAGCGAAGGCGCTTCTCCTCCTTTCATCTTCTCAAGCTCAGTTTGTGAGCAGAGGCTGAATCTAAACGAAGAATGAACAGAGTGTGGGTCGTGGTTTATATTCTCCGGAGCTGTCTCCGCCAAAAGCCACGCCTTGTTGTTATCTCCGCCGCTTCCACTGTTGTTGCCGGAGTTTTCTATTGAGCGTGGTCCAGCTGGAGGAGGAAGGAAACAAGCGAGACCCAGATCAAAGATCATCTTTTTCAAACGGGTCTTCAGTCCTTTCTCATTGGCGAGATCTGGAGAAGTGAGAATGGGAGCATTTAAGGAACTGCCCTGAAGATTTGTTTCTGGGTTTCGTGGATGAACAGACGTTCCCATTCTTTTTTCCTTAAGAAAAGAGCACAATTTACCCAGAAAAGAGTTTGATTCTGGGAAGCTTTGCTTGATGGAAGAGAAAGAGAATATATATTTTTCTCTCCAATTTTGTTTTCCTTACCAATGTTTAGGTTTATAAGTCGGAGCAAGATTAAATTAATATATGATTAGTGGTGGAAGGTGGAATCATTTTCTTTTTCCTATACCGTTAAGTTGTAGTTGTGATCTAGAGCAAGAAAAAACAGGAGAGGGGGGAATTATTAGGCATGATTAGAGGATTTTTAAATTATTGAGTTTAAAATAATTGGGAGCGTTACAAAACAAATCAATGAGTGAGTGAGTATTAAATGTATAGAATAACAATGTAATATTTTAAAGATTAGGTCATATGGGTAAAGTTGTTTACTAATACTCAAAGGGGGACAAAAGCTGAGCCCACAAGGTTATGGTTCTGTGGATAATGGAGAAGGGAGTGACATTTAAAAAACATTATGTCAAAAAAACAACTAGTGTTGCTATCAATATAAATAAACATATAGTGAAACTTCATTATATAAATTTCATGATATTCTCAATTTTAATAAAAAACTAATTATTCTCGGTAGTTATTCAGAGAGTAATGGTTCAATGCAAACAAAAATGGTGTCACCTATTCCACGAGAGCTTACTATGGATGAACCTCAAATCTTAAG
Proteins encoded in this window:
- the LOC106336595 gene encoding serine/threonine-protein kinase CDL1-like; protein product: MGTSVHPRNPETNLQGSSLNAPILTSPDLANEKGLKTRLKKMIFDLGLACFLPPPAGPRSIENSGNNSGSGGDNNKAWLLAETAPENINHDPHSVHSSFRFSLCSQTELEKMKGGEAPSLSASSSCRNLSVSGGSATVLMVNLENGVKETGKSTDELTWTRARSLEKSISPVANTLVRFSYGEIVAATRNFSKGRVLGRGACSYVFRGKIGIWKTALAIKRLDKEDKESPKSFCRELMIASSLHSSNIVPLLGFCIDPEEGLFLVYKYVSGGSLEHYLHDKKKKKGMKAALPWSARYKVALGIADAIAYLHNGTEQCVVHRDIKPSNILLSSKKIPKLCDFGLATWTAAPSVPFLCKTVKGTFGYLAPEYFQHGKISDKTDVYAFGVVLLELLTGRKPIEPRRSSGEGNLVVWAKPLLDRGIEAIEELLDPRLRCTRKNSVYMERMIRAAAACVINEESRRPGMEEIVTILKGGEGGLETRTYSSRKTNTSLSSMIDTYTQLQQTKSEMKCHLDLAMLGVTDLEDDGHLYER